The Bradysia coprophila strain Holo2 chromosome IV, BU_Bcop_v1, whole genome shotgun sequence genome includes a region encoding these proteins:
- the LOC119085874 gene encoding uncharacterized protein LOC119085874 isoform X1 — translation MIRCGFVKSSVLIAIVTCVTASAGSGSSWLGPDFVVLQKVYDDCYDNDDFTGCLKGKALVALNKAVDQDSITLFDGVMLEKQNSTDEADTPSIADERSLNQLNGIDKELMTKLDKFLRSHVLKLDMSESRDKKGKKMYKYLMAAVAAAVGISGPLALKSIGIIAGKALIISKVALTIAGILALKKIYSNDSHEETTFQVHTSGDNRRSTYILRPIKPTVKPTTIDPYRYYSSNNFEYPNYYQS, via the exons ATGATTCGATGCGGTTTTGTGAAAAGTTCAGTGCTTATTGCCATTGTAACTTGTGTGACGGCTTCAGCAGGTAGTGGAAGCAGTTGGCTGGGTCCAGATTTTGTGGTGTTACAGAAAGTGTACGACGACTGTTACGATAATGATGATTTTACCGGTTGTTTAAAGGGGAAAGCATTAGTTGCATTGAACAAGGCAGTCGATCAG GATTCCATAACACTGTTCGATGGTGTGATGCTGGAGAAACAGAATAGCACCGACGAAGCGGACACTCCGTCGATAGCGGATGAACGATCGTTGAATCAATTGAATGGCATTGACAAGGAACTGATGACGAAATTGGATAAGTTTTTGCGCAGTCACGTTTTGAAACTGGATATGAGCGAGAGTCGCGACAAGAAAG ggaaaaaaatgtacaaatacTTAATGGCGGCAGTTGCAGCGGCCGTTGGGATATCAG GTCCTCTGGCATTAAAATCAATCGGAATCATCGCTGGAAAAGCATTGATCATCAGTAAGGTCGCCCTTACCATAGCGGGAATATTAGCGTTGAAGAAAATCTACTCGAATGATAGCCACGAGGAAACCACTTTTCAAGTGCACACTAGCGGTGATAATCGACGAAGCACCTACATTCTTCGACCGATTAAGCCGACTGTAAAACCGACCACTATTGATCCCTATCGATATTATTCGAGTAACAATTTTGAGTATCCCAATTATTATCAGTCATAG
- the LOC119085874 gene encoding uncharacterized protein LOC119085874 isoform X3 codes for MIRCGFVKSSVLIAIVTCVTASAGSGSSWLGPDFVVLQKVYDDCYDNDDFTGCLKGKALVALNKAVDQDSITLFDGVMLEKQNSTDEADTPSIADERSLNQLNGIDKELMTKLDKFLRSHVLKLDMSESRDKKEKKLHKYALAAFLTAMGIAAPLGLKALATIAGKALVISKVALTIAGIIALKKLFSSDHHEEKSFQVHADDEQNRRSMYLVRPVKNIEAHGMDPYHYYETKK; via the exons ATGATTCGATGCGGTTTTGTGAAAAGTTCAGTGCTTATTGCCATTGTAACTTGTGTGACGGCTTCAGCAGGTAGTGGAAGCAGTTGGCTGGGTCCAGATTTTGTGGTGTTACAGAAAGTGTACGACGACTGTTACGATAATGATGATTTTACCGGTTGTTTAAAGGGGAAAGCATTAGTTGCATTGAACAAGGCAGTCGATCAG GATTCCATAACACTGTTCGATGGTGTGATGCTGGAGAAACAGAATAGCACCGACGAAGCGGACACTCCGTCGATAGCGGATGAACGATCGTTGAATCAATTGAATGGCATTGACAAGGAACTGATGACGAAATTGGATAAGTTTTTGCGCAGTCACGTTTTGAAACTGGATATGAGCGAGAGTCGCGACAAGAAAG AAAAAAAGCTTCACAAATATGCTCTTGCCGCTTTCCTGACAG CCATGGGAATTGCCGCTCCATTAGGACTAAAAGCTCTAGCCACGATAGCGGGCAAAGCGTTAGTGATCAGTAAAGTTGCCCTAACAATTGCCGGGATAATTGCGTTGAAGAAACTATTCAGTAGCGATCACCATGAAGAGAAAAGCTTTCAAGTACATGCTGATGACGAACAGAACCGTCGTAGTATGTACTTGGTCAGACCagtcaaaaatattgaagcaCATGGAATGGACCCGTACCATTATTACGAAActaagaaataa
- the LOC119085874 gene encoding uncharacterized protein LOC119085874 isoform X2, giving the protein MIRCGFVKSSVLIAIVTCVTASAGSGSSWLGPDFVVLQKVYDDCYDNDDFTGCLKGKALVALNKAVDQDSITLFDGVMLEKQNSTDEADTPSIADERSLNQLNGIDKELMTKLDKFLRSHVLKLDMSESRDKKEKKLHEYAMAAFLTAMGIAGPLGLKALAFISGKALIISKVALTIAGIIALKKIYSSDSHHESSIQVHASEHNRRNAYLNNYKPIVASNGYDPYYYDNPMQAQPIIQ; this is encoded by the exons ATGATTCGATGCGGTTTTGTGAAAAGTTCAGTGCTTATTGCCATTGTAACTTGTGTGACGGCTTCAGCAGGTAGTGGAAGCAGTTGGCTGGGTCCAGATTTTGTGGTGTTACAGAAAGTGTACGACGACTGTTACGATAATGATGATTTTACCGGTTGTTTAAAGGGGAAAGCATTAGTTGCATTGAACAAGGCAGTCGATCAG GATTCCATAACACTGTTCGATGGTGTGATGCTGGAGAAACAGAATAGCACCGACGAAGCGGACACTCCGTCGATAGCGGATGAACGATCGTTGAATCAATTGAATGGCATTGACAAGGAACTGATGACGAAATTGGATAAGTTTTTGCGCAGTCACGTTTTGAAACTGGATATGAGCGAGAGTCGCGACAAGAAAG AGAAAAAATTGCATGAGTACGCAATGGCGGCATTTCTAACAG CAATGGGTATAGCCGGGCCGCTCGGATTAAAAGCGTTAGCATTTATATCTGGAAAAGCTTTGATTATCAGCAAGGTGGCCCTAACCATTGCCGGGATAATTGCATTGAAGAAAATCTATTCAAGCGATAGCCATCATGAGTCTAGTATCCAAGTACACGCTAGCGAACATAATCGAAGAAATGCCTATTTGAATAATTATAAGCCGATCGTTGCATCGAATGGTTACGATCCATATTACTATGACAATCCAATGCAAGCTCAACCGATTATTCAGTAG
- the LOC119085876 gene encoding probable RNA methyltransferase CG11342: MDCDNSKPKPNEDEQHKDAGSAQYGNFINYYQFNSAEKRIDLLPDSIWKRSSSGSSPINDNRYIVLDIGCNAGNLTQILYEYLVQHTGQNVHILGIDIDPLLIDRCIQHNQHGANVKYECWNIMEHSREDSLTDYLKQFGRTRFDAVFSLSLTMWIHLNNGDSGLQSFLEKISNLGNLLVVEPQPWKCYLTAMKRMRRSGKTFERFKELTVRNDVEEWIQSTLVRDDVFRVIFQTTPTQWNRKICFYERINER; this comes from the coding sequence ATGGATTGTGATAACAGTAAACCTAAGCCTAATGAGGACGAACAACACAAAGACGCCGGCTCAGCACAATACGGAAATTTCATCAACTattatcaattcaattcaGCGGAGAAGCGTATAGATTTGCTACCTGATTCCATTTGGAAACGCAGTTCGTCTGGTTCTTCTCCTATCAACGACAACAGATATATCGTACTGGATATCGGATGCAATGCTGGTAACTTAACTCAAATCCTCTATGAATACCTGGTACAACACACCGGACAGAATGTACACATCCTAGGAATAGACATCGATCCCCTACTGATCGACCGATGCATACAACACAATCAGCACGGAGCTAATGTCAAATATGAATGTTGGAATATCATGGAACACAGCCGAGAAGACAGTCTCACCGATTACCTGAAGCAATTTGGCCGAACTCGCTTCGATGCAGTCTTTTCTCTGTCGTTGACAATGTGGATTCATCTCAACAATGGTGATTCTGGCCTGCAATCCTTTTTGGAGAAAATAAGCAATCTGGGAAACTTGCTGGTAGTGGAACCACAACCGTGGAAATGCTACTTAACCGCCATGAAGAGAATGCGTCGATCTGGGAAAACGTTCGAACGGTTCAAAGAGCTGACGGTGAGAAATGATGTGGAAGAATGGATTCAATCGACACTGGTAAGGGATGACGTGTTTAGAGTGATTTTTCAAACAACACCGACTCAGTGGAACCGAAAGATATGTTTTTATGAACGAATAAACGAAAGATAG
- the LOC119085875 gene encoding nuclear fragile X mental retardation-interacting protein 1 yields the protein MTDNNFLVPQSKSETMPAKKLPCPFSPAGMLQPSHLQPPPMFGPRGTTIPPKHLASYAHFKVNRSQPRSAVHHKTFNNHNRPKDSVPRYQNNFNNDNRPRGPQRSPGSREFWCEPCDRDFRSLDLLHEHKSQHQKCGIDGCKFEGHEMIVSKHITMQHSTGLYERLKNLDTPEDIQKWREERRKRYPTKENVELRQQMQEERNKRGEKLNDSKARFGRQSDRRRCNNNSTDSNRAATTDGNRAATEPKGEANSQKKGREGRKKRRRPNKKVVKIVEEPAGECDKNENVEDVSNNGLPMFRGTSHLKNYKKRKEVQPKNALSSLLGAYESDSNSSESFSEDEESSDDMDSPVTTLTSTVKSQSDSVADTCSTEVEVVSNEQSSVVDKCREDLSYEDNADDMICDPELPESSVQTVDDDNDMDELPSEERILKMESDVDSLPPLEAAKVVNRRTKPKVLDKRLSKRPTVMDLSKKYRNQNTMLEKLLQNEIRHERNVLLQCVRHVVKENFFGVGQKPVATSTIE from the exons ATGACAGACAACAATTTTCTTGTGCCTCAAAGTAAATCCGAAACGATGCCTGCCAAGAAATTGCCTTGTCCATTCTCGCCAGCAGGTATGCTACAACCGAGTCATTTACAGCCACCACCAATGTTTGGTCCACGAG GGACAACTATACCTCCCAAGCACCTAGCTTCATATGCACACTTTAAAGTCAATCGTTCACAACCCCGTTCGGCTGTCCACCACAAAACGTTTAACAACCACAATCGTCCGAAGGACTCGGTTCCACGATACCAGAATAACTTCAACAATGATAATCGTCCGAGAGGACCTCAACGATCGCCAGGATCTCGTGAATTTTGGTGCGAACCTTGTGACAGAGACTTCCGTTCGCTAGACTTGTTACATGAACATAAAAGTCAACATCAAAAATGTGGCATCGACGGATGTAAGTTCGAAGGACATGAAATGATTGTCAGCAAGCATATCACCATGCAGCATAGCACCGGACTGTACGAGCGCTTGAAGAATCTGGATACACCAGAAGATATACAGAAGTGGAGGGAGGAACGTCGAAAACGATATCCGACAAAAGAAAACGTTGAACTGCGACAACAGATGCAGGAGGAGAGAAATAAGCGAGGCGAGAAATTGAACGATTCCAAGGCGAGATTTGGTCGACAGTCAGATCGTAGACGATGTAACAATAATTCGACAGATAGCAATCGTGCGGCAACAACAGATGGAAATCGTGCTGCAACAGAACCAAAGGGAGAAGCAAATTCGCAAAAGAAAGGCAGAGAAGGGAGGAAGAAACGTCGCCGTCCTAACAAAAAGGTCgttaaaattgttgaagaGCCGGCTGGTGAATGtgataaaaacgaaaacgtcGAAGACGTCAGCAACAATGGACTTCCAATGTTTCGAGGAACTTCTCATCtgaaaaactataaaaaacgAAAGGAAGTACAACCGAAAAATGCTCTATCTAGTCTGCTGGGAGCGTACGAGTCAGACTCGAACTCGAGTGAATCATTTTCGGAAGATGAAGAATCCTCCGACGATATGGATAGCCCAGTCACGACACTTACATCGACAGTTAAGTCACAAAGTGATTCTGTTGCAGATACTTGCAGCACTGAAGTCGAAGTGGTGTCGAATGAACAAAGTTCTGTTGTGGATAAATGCAGAGAAGATTTGTCCTATGAAGATAATGCCGACGACATGATCTGCGATCCTGAGTTACCCGAAAGCTCTGTTCAGACCGTTGACGACGACAACGACATGGATGAATTGCCTAGCGAAGAACGTATTCTAAAAATGGAATCGGACGTCGATTCTTTACCACCGCTAGAAGCCGCAAAAGTTGTTAATCGAAGAACAAAGCCAAAAGTCTTGGATAAGCGGCTGTCGAAGAGGCCTACTGTTATGGACCTGTCGAAGAAATACAGAAATCAGAATACGATGCTGGAGAAACTGCTTCAAAACGAAATCCGACACGAGAGAAATGTTTTGTTGCAGTGTGTACGGCATGTTGtgaaagagaatttttttggagTTGGTCAGAAGCCGGTGGCTACGTCGACTATTGAATAA
- the LOC119085877 gene encoding chromatin complexes subunit BAP18 isoform X1, which translates to MNSATKVGEIFTQAGAAFNKLGELTMQLHPTADSPSGSKWTDEEIEMLRVSIERFCDDLNKISLRIKGRTVSQIRQTLKKKTFEDAGIPVKQISVQPQQQQQQQQHQQPQQVVTAQITQFQQIQSNDIIKQEPEDQGLMKKSAEMTLNRLNTIQDTEVDVEGLSSDVKLEFEATEEVAG; encoded by the exons ATGAACTCTGCAACCAAG GTTGGCGAAATTTTCACACAAGCTGGGGCTGCATTCAATAAATTAGGAGAGCTGACCATGCAATTGCATCCCACCGCCGATTCGCCATCCGG GAGCAAATGGACAGATGAAGAAATCGAAATGCTTCGAGTGTCGATCGAGCGGTTCTGTGacgatttaaacaaaatcagTTTAAGAATAAAGGGCAGAACAGT GTCACAAATACGACAAACGCTGAAGAAAAAGACATTTGAAGATGCCGGCATTCCGGTGAAACAGATTTCCGTTCAACcgcaacagcagcagcaacaacaacagcatcAGCAACCGCAACAAGTTGTAACCGCTCAAATCACTCAATTTCAGCAGATCCAATCCAATGACATCATCAAACAAGAGCCCGAGGACCAAGGACTGATGAAGAAATCCGCCGAGATGACATTGAATCGCTTGAATACGATACAAGACACCGAAGTCGATGTGGAAGGACTATCATCCGATGTGAAATTAGAGTTCGAGGCAACGGAAGAGGTGGCcggatga
- the LOC119085877 gene encoding chromatin complexes subunit BAP18 isoform X2 yields MNSATKVGEIFTQAGAAFNKLGELTMQLHPTADSPSGSQIRQTLKKKTFEDAGIPVKQISVQPQQQQQQQQHQQPQQVVTAQITQFQQIQSNDIIKQEPEDQGLMKKSAEMTLNRLNTIQDTEVDVEGLSSDVKLEFEATEEVAG; encoded by the exons ATGAACTCTGCAACCAAG GTTGGCGAAATTTTCACACAAGCTGGGGCTGCATTCAATAAATTAGGAGAGCTGACCATGCAATTGCATCCCACCGCCGATTCGCCATCCGG GTCACAAATACGACAAACGCTGAAGAAAAAGACATTTGAAGATGCCGGCATTCCGGTGAAACAGATTTCCGTTCAACcgcaacagcagcagcaacaacaacagcatcAGCAACCGCAACAAGTTGTAACCGCTCAAATCACTCAATTTCAGCAGATCCAATCCAATGACATCATCAAACAAGAGCCCGAGGACCAAGGACTGATGAAGAAATCCGCCGAGATGACATTGAATCGCTTGAATACGATACAAGACACCGAAGTCGATGTGGAAGGACTATCATCCGATGTGAAATTAGAGTTCGAGGCAACGGAAGAGGTGGCcggatga
- the LOC119085879 gene encoding mediator of RNA polymerase II transcription subunit 11 yields MAHSPLEKIQALDGIEKEIILCLQSAGQSLLELSKEKSSQKAAENHTQQFLKSLSTVESKLSDQINYLTQVSTGQPHEGSGYASACALQMAWHRIHHARSRVRELEESKAKYFQAANRNAQPARTNGTANNTTAAPTPPATTGSGII; encoded by the exons ATGGCTCATAGTCCGTTGGAAAAAATTCAGGCTCTGGACGGTATCGAAAAGGAAATCATTCTATGTCTTCAAAGTGCCG GACAAAGTCTACTCGAACTCAGTAAAGAGAAATCGAGTCAGAAAGCCGCCGAAAACCATACACAACAATTCCTAAAGTCACTCAGCACCGTAGAGTCAAAGCTATCCgatcaaatcaattatttaacTCAAGTATCCACCGGACAACCGCATGAAGGTTCCGGTTATGCCAGTGCTTGTGCACTGCAAATGGCCTGGCATCGAATCCATCATGCACGCTCCCGAGTCCGAGAACTGGAAGAATCGAAAGCGAAATACTTTCAGGCCGCAAACAGAAATGCTCAACCAGCCAGAACAAATGGTACGGCGAATAATACTACCGCTGCACCGACACCACCGGCTACCACTGGCAGTGgaataatttga